One stretch of Candidatus Methylacidiphilales bacterium DNA includes these proteins:
- a CDS encoding sodium-dependent transporter, whose product MRRRERELWLSKLGVILAVVGSAVGLGNFLRFPGLAAQYEGGVFLIPYFISLIFLGLPLAWAEWAMGRYGGVRGYHSSPGIFRQLWRSRLAPYVGVLGLLVPVGVYMFYVLIEAWCLGYFWGFVRGDFSGMGFNAEGYRAYFNEFTGAAADGELFRQGLGGVGVFLLICLVLNFWTVYRGVSRGIERVCLVAMPLLMLCAMLVLVRVLTLGTPDPARPELNVVNALGFMWNPRDFGRLLDPEIWMKAAGQIFFSLSVGFGVIITYASYLRRRDDVALSSTTAVAGNEFCEVVLGGLITVPAAFIFLGAAGASEALGSSFNLGFVTLPMVFAAMPVGQFFGAVFFLLLFLAAFTSSISMLQPAVAFFEEGLGLGRRAAVLFLGFITVLGNLLVMYFSKDFKGLDTIDFWVGTVAILALAGTQILLYGVAWGRRAGRAELDRGAVVRVPWWFEPVILYVSPIFLGLILVSTVVMKAGEYWGALMGSVAAQVTLGFVGGVVLLFLGLIHVAVGRWEREEAAEKGGGVRGNCDLEDGRGRRRGV is encoded by the coding sequence ATGCGGCGACGAGAGCGAGAGTTGTGGTTGTCGAAGTTGGGAGTGATATTGGCGGTGGTGGGGAGTGCGGTGGGGTTGGGGAATTTTTTGAGGTTTCCGGGGTTGGCGGCGCAGTATGAGGGTGGGGTGTTTTTGATTCCGTATTTTATTTCGCTGATTTTTTTGGGGTTGCCTTTGGCTTGGGCGGAGTGGGCGATGGGGCGATATGGTGGGGTGAGGGGGTATCATTCTTCGCCGGGGATTTTTCGGCAGTTGTGGCGGAGTCGTCTGGCGCCGTATGTGGGGGTGTTGGGGTTGTTGGTGCCGGTGGGGGTGTATATGTTTTATGTGTTGATTGAGGCGTGGTGTCTGGGGTATTTTTGGGGTTTTGTGAGGGGGGATTTTTCGGGGATGGGGTTTAATGCAGAGGGGTATCGGGCGTATTTTAATGAATTTACGGGTGCGGCTGCGGATGGGGAGCTTTTTAGGCAGGGGTTGGGTGGGGTGGGGGTGTTTTTGTTGATTTGTTTGGTGTTGAATTTTTGGACGGTGTATCGAGGGGTGTCGAGGGGGATTGAGCGGGTGTGTCTGGTGGCGATGCCGCTTTTGATGTTGTGTGCGATGTTGGTGTTGGTGCGGGTGTTGACGCTGGGGACGCCGGATCCGGCGCGGCCGGAGTTGAATGTGGTGAATGCGCTGGGGTTTATGTGGAATCCGCGGGATTTTGGGCGGCTTTTGGATCCTGAGATTTGGATGAAGGCGGCGGGGCAGATTTTTTTTAGTCTTTCTGTGGGGTTTGGGGTGATTATTACGTATGCGAGTTATTTGCGGCGGCGGGATGATGTGGCGCTTTCTTCGACGACGGCGGTGGCGGGGAATGAGTTTTGTGAGGTGGTGTTGGGGGGGTTGATTACGGTGCCGGCGGCGTTTATTTTTTTGGGTGCGGCGGGGGCGAGTGAGGCTTTGGGGTCGAGTTTTAATTTGGGTTTTGTGACGTTGCCGATGGTGTTTGCGGCGATGCCTGTTGGGCAGTTTTTTGGTGCGGTGTTTTTTTTGTTGCTTTTTTTGGCGGCGTTTACGAGTTCGATTTCGATGTTGCAGCCGGCGGTGGCATTTTTTGAGGAGGGGTTGGGGTTGGGGCGGCGGGCGGCGGTGCTTTTTTTGGGTTTTATTACGGTGTTGGGGAATTTGTTGGTGATGTATTTTAGTAAGGATTTTAAGGGGTTGGATACGATTGATTTTTGGGTGGGGACGGTGGCGATTTTGGCTTTGGCGGGGACGCAGATATTGTTGTATGGGGTGGCGTGGGGGAGGAGGGCGGGGCGAGCTGAGTTGGATCGGGGGGCGGTGGTGCGGGTGCCGTGGTGGTTTGAGCCGGTGATTTTGTATGTGTCGCCGATTTTTTTGGGGTTGATTTTGGTGTCGACGGTGGTGATGAAGGCGGGGGAGTATTGGGGGGCGTTGATGGGGAGTGTGGCGGCGCAGGTGACGTTGGGGTTTGTGGGGGGGGTGGTGTTGTTGTTTTTGGGGTTGATTCATGTGGCGGTGGGGCGTTGGGAACGTGAGGAGGCGGCGGAGAAAGGGGGGGGCGTGAGGGGGAATTGTGACTTGGAAGATGGTAGGGGAAGGAGGAGGGGGGTATGA
- a CDS encoding sigma-70 family RNA polymerase sigma factor, whose translation MMDEASGRERVGGELPDEHYVRLALGGEVGAFDVLIERYKRKLYVYVFNMIGHREDADDVLMDAFIRAYQNLHRFRGGASFSTWLYRIAHNRALDFLRRNKMRQNIFKEKWHAEGEEAGNETAEGQVKSEVQEIRDESVAGDVGRGVQNRELERKLNECLQKLSDNHRAVVVMYDIQGKSHEEIAAVMGCSVGTVRSRLHYAHAQLQNCLKDYLK comes from the coding sequence ATGATGGATGAGGCGAGTGGTCGAGAGCGTGTAGGGGGGGAATTGCCAGATGAGCATTATGTGCGGTTGGCGTTGGGGGGGGAGGTTGGGGCGTTTGATGTGTTGATCGAGCGGTATAAAAGGAAGTTGTATGTTTATGTTTTCAATATGATCGGGCATCGGGAGGATGCTGATGATGTGTTGATGGATGCGTTTATTCGGGCTTACCAGAATTTGCATCGATTTCGGGGTGGGGCTTCTTTTTCAACATGGCTTTATCGAATCGCACACAATCGGGCATTGGATTTTCTAAGGCGGAATAAGATGCGGCAAAATATTTTTAAGGAAAAATGGCATGCAGAGGGAGAGGAGGCGGGAAATGAGACTGCGGAAGGGCAGGTCAAAAGCGAGGTCCAGGAGATACGGGATGAGAGTGTGGCTGGGGATGTGGGGCGTGGGGTGCAGAATCGGGAGCTGGAAAGGAAGTTGAACGAATGTTTGCAAAAATTGTCTGATAATCATAGGGCTGTGGTTGTTATGTATGATATTCAAGGAAAAAGTCATGAGGAGATTGCAGCAGTGATGGGGTGCTCGGTGGGGACGGTGCGTTCTCGGTTGCACTATGCTCACGCGCAGTTGCAAAATTGCTTGAAGGATTATTTGAAGTGA
- a CDS encoding S1C family serine protease — MLESIGAEVEAVFESARPAVVKVKALHGGVTFCGSGFYINEKGHVITALAIIGDSQEVQIVDSSGSYRADVLGRDPRTGLAYLVRKLAISGSHGEKELNIDRTPYLKFAEDHDLKPSSPVIAIGYPLDLPPTPIFGFVTGFDAFYNNRLFATTHIRSDIGLAPGQLGGPMLNPKGEVVGMMVIAAERGRLSFAIPARAISKAVKDIAKYGKVRHGWVGIGVHESQDNGGGERKTQVSILFPNTPAEKSGLQVGDILLQVNGKEIRKPSDVLDIAYFSQVGEKVPVTVLRGDKVQTFVYEIVERPSPNLVTPPPAVAENANASLPAK, encoded by the coding sequence GTGCTAGAGAGCATTGGGGCAGAGGTTGAAGCAGTTTTTGAATCTGCGCGGCCTGCTGTAGTGAAGGTTAAGGCCCTTCATGGTGGAGTGACGTTTTGTGGCAGCGGGTTTTACATTAATGAAAAGGGGCACGTTATTACCGCTTTGGCGATAATCGGGGATTCTCAAGAGGTGCAGATTGTGGATTCAAGCGGTAGTTATCGGGCTGATGTCCTAGGAAGAGATCCTCGCACTGGCTTGGCCTATTTAGTCCGGAAACTCGCCATTAGTGGAAGCCATGGCGAGAAAGAATTAAATATTGATCGAACACCTTACTTAAAATTTGCCGAGGATCATGATCTGAAGCCTTCTAGTCCTGTGATTGCGATTGGCTATCCGCTGGATTTGCCTCCGACACCAATATTTGGTTTTGTGACAGGTTTCGACGCCTTCTATAACAACAGATTATTTGCCACTACCCACATACGGAGTGATATAGGCTTAGCACCTGGCCAACTCGGAGGACCGATGCTTAATCCCAAAGGAGAGGTGGTAGGAATGATGGTAATCGCCGCGGAGAGGGGACGGTTAAGTTTCGCAATACCGGCTCGCGCGATTAGCAAGGCAGTAAAAGATATCGCGAAATACGGTAAGGTGCGGCATGGATGGGTTGGAATAGGGGTTCACGAGAGTCAAGATAACGGAGGTGGAGAGCGCAAGACGCAGGTTTCAATTCTATTTCCTAACACACCAGCAGAAAAAAGTGGGCTCCAGGTAGGAGACATTCTTCTTCAGGTAAATGGGAAGGAGATTCGTAAACCGTCAGATGTGTTGGATATTGCCTACTTTAGTCAAGTGGGTGAAAAAGTGCCCGTGACTGTCTTGAGAGGGGACAAAGTCCAAACGTTCGTTTATGAAATTGTTGAAAGGCCATCACCGAATTTAGTTACTCCCCCTCCAGCTGTAGCCGAAAACGCAAACGCATCTTTACCTGCAAAGTAG
- a CDS encoding class II aldolase/adducin family protein, whose protein sequence is MTFLLGALPAENYLTLPIGHAPAAIKIDEANFCLACIPPNVAGKAELRYAIQLYRSAPLLAILNKGERATEKELSLALGEALLEPDGAPPSPDAAFCAYLLSLPVVNCVLHGHPTYTNQILCSPRAREFAKHRILPEETLAYGLNSLFIPYADPGLATTLAIKFNFEGQRTSLVGPIKLLLLQNHGVIALGGNEQEALRAYYTVEKAAQVWLGAALLGGPTFLSTPNLLRLLQMNEVMISKSNPSSTTSDDLIKEQAQISGQDASNKSTLGELSECKQPVSKDIESPTTTSENLTVRPEVPLFDEDRSSEKPKLNFTRRAIRLDE, encoded by the coding sequence ATGACTTTTTTATTAGGGGCTTTGCCGGCAGAAAATTATTTAACTTTACCGATTGGACATGCGCCTGCAGCGATAAAAATAGATGAAGCTAATTTTTGCCTAGCCTGTATTCCCCCCAACGTAGCAGGAAAAGCAGAGTTACGTTATGCTATTCAACTGTATCGTTCAGCACCATTGCTGGCAATATTGAATAAAGGTGAACGAGCTACTGAGAAAGAGTTAAGTTTGGCTTTAGGGGAGGCATTACTAGAACCTGATGGTGCTCCTCCGAGTCCAGATGCTGCTTTCTGTGCTTATCTTCTTTCATTGCCAGTAGTAAACTGCGTTTTGCATGGCCATCCTACCTACACAAACCAAATCCTATGCTCGCCACGTGCACGAGAATTTGCAAAGCATCGAATTCTGCCAGAGGAGACTTTAGCATATGGCTTAAACTCTTTGTTCATTCCCTATGCAGACCCTGGGCTTGCTACCACGCTCGCTATAAAATTTAATTTCGAGGGTCAACGGACTTCTCTAGTAGGCCCCATAAAATTGTTGTTACTACAAAATCATGGAGTGATTGCTTTAGGCGGCAATGAACAAGAGGCATTACGCGCATATTACACAGTAGAGAAGGCTGCCCAAGTTTGGCTAGGCGCAGCTTTGTTAGGTGGTCCGACATTCCTCTCCACCCCTAACCTTTTAAGGCTGCTCCAGATGAATGAGGTTATGATCTCAAAATCTAATCCTTCATCGACCACGTCGGATGACCTTATCAAAGAGCAAGCCCAAATCAGCGGTCAGGATGCATCGAATAAATCTACTTTAGGGGAGCTTTCGGAATGCAAACAGCCGGTAAGTAAAGACATTGAAAGTCCAACAACAACGTCCGAGAACCTCACTGTGAGACCTGAAGTGCCCCTTTTCGATGAGGATAGAAGCTCCGAAAAACCCAAACTAAATTTTACAAGAAGAGCTATTAGGCTAGACGAATAG
- a CDS encoding DUF4032 domain-containing protein, whose protein sequence is MSNASSQQGDSDNGADFVKNSAIYKEFLAEREEILKHKWIESERLGYDIGFERALVDWMTKHRARWKKERLKGDSHS, encoded by the coding sequence ATGTCGAATGCATCTTCACAGCAGGGGGACAGTGATAATGGGGCTGATTTTGTGAAGAATTCAGCAATCTATAAGGAATTTTTGGCTGAAAGAGAGGAGATACTAAAACACAAATGGATTGAGAGTGAGCGGCTCGGGTATGACATCGGCTTTGAGCGTGCGTTAGTGGATTGGATGACGAAGCATCGTGCGCGTTGGAAGAAGGAAAGGCTTAAGGGAGACTCTCACTCGTGA
- a CDS encoding Mrp/NBP35 family ATP-binding protein → MPTISREMVLEALRKVKYPGFSRDIVSFGIVKDIYIDGSRVGVGIIVRTENMDVPQAIYEAVMQAVQGIEGVTEVDVKVDVERINPIGGSGRSSPEGIRGVRYIIAVASGKGGVGKSTVAANLAVGLQKVGFEVGLCDCDIYGPSMGLMFGATDVEPLVDEEDRLVPVVAHGVRVMSMGFFLGDSSPAVLRGPMVTRYTQQFLQQVAWGNLDVLILDLPPGTGDIALTIVQTVALSGAVVVTTPQEVALIDARKACEMFKKVNVPVLGLIENMSYFVCPNDGNRYFIFGEGGGKREAERMGVPLLAEVPIELEVRESGDDGIPVVLRNELSDGAKAFMRAVNKVAELLITTMK, encoded by the coding sequence ATGCCAACCATCAGTCGTGAAATGGTCTTGGAAGCTTTGCGCAAGGTGAAATACCCTGGTTTTTCTCGGGATATTGTTTCATTTGGGATTGTGAAGGATATCTACATCGATGGAAGTCGTGTCGGCGTCGGGATCATTGTGCGGACAGAAAACATGGATGTCCCTCAAGCCATATATGAAGCGGTAATGCAAGCCGTGCAGGGTATTGAAGGCGTAACAGAAGTAGACGTGAAAGTAGACGTGGAAAGAATCAATCCGATCGGGGGAAGCGGGAGAAGTTCACCCGAAGGCATCAGGGGTGTGCGCTATATCATCGCTGTAGCGAGTGGTAAGGGAGGTGTGGGTAAATCTACAGTAGCCGCTAATTTGGCCGTGGGGCTGCAGAAGGTAGGCTTCGAGGTAGGGTTGTGCGATTGTGATATATACGGACCGAGCATGGGATTGATGTTTGGAGCTACGGATGTGGAACCTTTGGTGGATGAAGAAGATCGATTGGTGCCTGTAGTGGCTCACGGTGTGAGGGTGATGAGTATGGGTTTTTTTTTAGGGGATAGTTCTCCAGCGGTGCTGCGCGGGCCTATGGTTACGCGATATACACAACAATTTTTGCAGCAAGTGGCCTGGGGAAACTTGGATGTGTTGATATTGGACCTACCGCCTGGGACAGGGGACATAGCGTTGACGATTGTTCAGACTGTCGCTCTGAGTGGGGCTGTAGTGGTAACGACCCCGCAAGAGGTTGCATTGATTGATGCTCGCAAGGCTTGTGAGATGTTTAAAAAGGTCAATGTGCCGGTGCTCGGGTTGATTGAGAATATGAGTTACTTTGTTTGCCCGAATGATGGGAATCGTTATTTTATTTTTGGAGAAGGGGGTGGAAAGCGAGAAGCAGAGCGGATGGGAGTGCCGCTACTAGCGGAGGTGCCGATCGAGCTTGAAGTGAGGGAGAGCGGTGACGACGGAATTCCGGTAGTGCTCCGTAATGAGCTTAGTGATGGGGCGAAAGCGTTTATGAGAGCAGTGAATAAAGTGGCAGAACTTTTGATTACGACGATGAAGTAA